From Deinococcus sp. Marseille-Q6407, one genomic window encodes:
- the ribD gene encoding bifunctional diaminohydroxyphosphoribosylaminopyrimidine deaminase/5-amino-6-(5-phosphoribosylamino)uracil reductase RibD: protein MMALALAEAQRGLGRTSPNPPVGCVIVQPGAGGAEVVGRGFHPRAGEPHAEVFALRDAGEQAHGATAYVTLEPCSHYGRTPPCADALIAAGVARVVVAAGDPNPQVNGQGIAKLRAAGIPVQTGVLEAEALRQQAGFRSRILRGRPHVIYKYAMTLDGKVAALDAAGGSEANGAVTGPAARARVMGWRNECDAIAVGVGTALTDDPLLTTRGVPEGRDPRPVIFDRQGRLPLTARALQPRNGEGAVVVTAPGTDAAALAAAGVTVLPADSLEEALCGLADLGVSTLLLEGGPTLASAFAAAGLIDEVRAFIAPKLLGAGLPPLAAPLRQMAGAQPLNVYSVEQLGQDILIQGLMG, encoded by the coding sequence ATGATGGCCCTGGCCCTGGCCGAAGCCCAGCGTGGTCTGGGCCGCACCAGTCCCAATCCGCCGGTGGGCTGCGTCATCGTGCAGCCGGGAGCGGGCGGCGCCGAAGTGGTCGGCCGGGGGTTTCATCCCCGGGCCGGCGAACCTCACGCCGAGGTCTTCGCGCTGCGTGACGCTGGCGAGCAGGCACATGGCGCCACCGCTTATGTGACGCTGGAACCGTGCAGCCACTACGGCCGCACCCCGCCCTGCGCCGACGCCCTGATTGCAGCCGGCGTGGCGCGGGTGGTGGTGGCGGCCGGCGACCCTAACCCGCAGGTAAACGGCCAGGGCATCGCCAAGTTACGGGCCGCCGGAATACCGGTGCAGACCGGCGTGCTGGAAGCCGAAGCTTTGCGCCAGCAGGCCGGTTTCCGCTCGCGCATTCTCAGGGGCCGCCCGCACGTCATCTACAAGTACGCCATGACGCTGGACGGCAAAGTGGCCGCCCTGGACGCCGCCGGCGGCAGTGAGGCCAACGGTGCCGTGACCGGCCCGGCTGCCCGCGCCCGCGTGATGGGGTGGCGCAACGAGTGCGACGCCATCGCGGTAGGCGTGGGCACTGCCCTGACCGACGACCCGCTGCTGACCACCCGCGGCGTTCCTGAGGGCCGCGACCCTCGCCCGGTGATTTTCGACCGTCAGGGTCGCCTGCCGCTGACCGCCCGCGCCTTGCAACCGCGCAATGGTGAGGGGGCCGTGGTCGTGACTGCGCCGGGCACCGATGCTGCCGCACTGGCCGCTGCCGGCGTGACAGTGCTGCCGGCGGACAGTCTGGAGGAAGCCCTGTGCGGCCTGGCCGACCTGGGCGTGTCCACCCTGCTGCTGGAAGGCGGGCCCACGCTGGCTTCAGCCTTTGCTGCCGCCGGCCTGATTGACGAGGTGCGCGCTTTTATCGCCCCCAAGCTGCTGGGCGCCGGCCTGCCCCCGCTGGCCGCGCCGCTGCGCCAGATGGCTGGGGCGCAGCCGCTGAACGTGTATAGCGTGGAGCAACTGGGCCAGGACATTCTCATTCAGGGCCTGATGGGCTGA
- a CDS encoding RNA 2'-phosphotransferase translates to MNAERLSKRLAYLLRHAPHEAGLTLERGGWVPLAPLLAFLNVSRAQVEQVVRNDAKGRYSLSPDGQKIRANQGHSVPVDLGLEPQVPPATLYHGSYQGARVGIARQGLKAMNRHHVHLSADTATALSVGLRRGWPLLFAVDAGRMHAAGFTFYRSDNGVWLVDAVPTEYLTELPAPGQSGRG, encoded by the coding sequence ATGAACGCCGAGCGTCTCTCCAAGCGCCTCGCTTACCTGCTGCGCCACGCTCCGCACGAAGCGGGCCTGACCCTGGAGCGCGGCGGCTGGGTGCCACTGGCCCCGCTGCTGGCTTTCCTGAACGTGTCGCGCGCGCAGGTTGAGCAGGTGGTGCGGAACGATGCCAAGGGCCGCTACAGCCTCAGCCCAGACGGTCAGAAAATCCGCGCCAATCAGGGCCACAGCGTGCCGGTGGACCTGGGCCTGGAACCGCAGGTGCCGCCTGCCACGCTCTATCACGGCAGCTATCAGGGCGCGCGGGTGGGCATTGCCCGCCAGGGGCTGAAAGCCATGAACCGCCACCATGTCCACCTCAGCGCCGATACTGCTACGGCCCTCAGCGTGGGGCTGCGGCGCGGCTGGCCGCTGCTGTTTGCGGTGGACGCGGGCCGGATGCATGCGGCCGGGTTCACTTTTTACCGCTCGGACAACGGCGTGTGGCTGGTGGACGCCGTGCCGACCGAGTACCTGACCGAGCTGCCTGCGCCTGGGCAAAGTGGGCGGGGCTGA
- a CDS encoding DUF4357 domain-containing protein produces the protein MSLDAVLQATAHIQSWLDDPPGEAVVRQCIVLRLLQAAGFDIWNPAEVVPEETNVTGNRADFLIRRGAGKFALEIKGMGITVGPKEYQQAATYAVNEGSRWAIVTNGRVWVVIGEHLPGKWEDRVALKIEMGEGDSFAADFFTLLDAEVWAADAFAAAVEKVRSQQQQRRDEARIRREKRPVVEQTQAEFEIATFEKAAEAAVKMGRITEAERDVLVGDTGANKAGRMSLPSGADTVCLYFSVSGAQAQARFCSTTGRFTVLAGSQAVAQARTYAEGIEKARQKLLQGGVLKQEGDFLVFQRDHEYQTPSGAAAAIAGGARNGWEVWKDAEGRPAQQYRPV, from the coding sequence ATGTCCCTCGACGCTGTTCTTCAGGCCACTGCCCACATCCAGTCATGGCTGGACGACCCGCCCGGCGAAGCGGTCGTCCGCCAGTGCATTGTCCTGCGGCTGCTGCAGGCGGCCGGGTTCGATATCTGGAACCCGGCCGAAGTGGTGCCTGAAGAGACCAATGTCACCGGCAACCGCGCCGACTTTCTGATTCGGCGCGGCGCGGGCAAGTTTGCGCTGGAAATCAAGGGCATGGGAATCACGGTGGGACCAAAGGAATACCAGCAGGCCGCCACCTACGCCGTGAATGAAGGCAGCCGCTGGGCCATCGTGACCAACGGCCGGGTGTGGGTGGTGATTGGCGAACATCTGCCCGGCAAGTGGGAAGACCGGGTGGCGCTGAAAATCGAAATGGGGGAAGGCGACAGCTTCGCCGCTGATTTTTTCACCCTGCTGGACGCTGAAGTCTGGGCGGCGGACGCTTTTGCCGCAGCGGTAGAGAAAGTCCGCAGCCAGCAACAACAGCGGCGTGATGAGGCGCGCATTCGCCGTGAGAAGCGGCCGGTGGTGGAGCAGACCCAGGCCGAATTTGAGATTGCCACTTTCGAGAAAGCCGCCGAGGCGGCGGTGAAGATGGGCCGGATCACGGAGGCTGAGCGGGATGTCTTGGTAGGCGACACAGGGGCTAATAAAGCTGGAAGGATGTCACTACCGAGCGGCGCTGACACGGTTTGTCTGTACTTTTCAGTCTCGGGTGCTCAGGCACAGGCTCGTTTCTGTTCCACTACAGGCCGTTTTACAGTACTGGCTGGCAGTCAAGCTGTCGCGCAGGCGCGGACATACGCTGAAGGGATCGAGAAAGCGCGCCAGAAACTCTTGCAAGGTGGAGTGCTGAAGCAGGAAGGCGACTTTCTGGTTTTTCAGCGAGACCATGAGTATCAAACGCCCAGCGGCGCAGCGGCAGCAATTGCTGGCGGCGCCCGAAACGGCTGGGAAGTCTGGAAAGACGCTGAAGGCCGCCCCGCTCAGCAGTACCGCCCCGTATGA
- a CDS encoding DegV family protein, producing the protein MLADSTCDLSPEQLRFSGIQTMPIRIHHGGQEFENSELTPQQMLDRVRASGQPAVTHAPNHEEYLGLYRRVLENADSAIHITTSRDLTGTYAAAVRAAGELGGRVQVVDSRYASYALGAQALRAARWADQGADVMQIVSRLGELQSQMLFLFAVERLEFLRINGRIGPAAAFVGNLLGLNPLIELRSGQMMSAGRARGQKAVLRELSKYALEQQQTRQGPVEVTCVYTAGGDQGAALLRQELTYLHARDGGIHPLGAGITANAGPAYGLLMMPAE; encoded by the coding sequence ATCCTGGCCGACTCCACCTGTGACCTGTCGCCCGAACAGCTGCGTTTTTCCGGCATCCAGACCATGCCGATCCGCATTCATCACGGGGGTCAGGAGTTCGAGAACTCGGAACTGACGCCGCAGCAGATGCTGGACCGGGTGCGCGCCAGCGGCCAGCCGGCCGTGACCCACGCCCCCAACCACGAGGAGTACCTGGGGCTGTACCGCCGGGTGCTGGAGAACGCGGATTCGGCCATCCATATCACGACCAGCCGTGACCTGACCGGCACCTACGCGGCGGCGGTGCGGGCCGCCGGCGAACTGGGCGGCCGGGTGCAGGTGGTGGACTCGCGCTACGCGTCCTACGCGCTGGGTGCTCAGGCGCTGCGGGCCGCCCGCTGGGCCGATCAGGGCGCCGACGTGATGCAGATTGTCAGCCGCCTGGGCGAGCTGCAAAGCCAGATGCTGTTTCTCTTTGCGGTGGAGCGGCTGGAATTCCTGCGCATCAACGGCCGCATCGGCCCGGCGGCCGCCTTTGTGGGCAACCTGCTGGGCCTGAACCCTTTGATCGAACTGCGCAGCGGCCAGATGATGTCGGCCGGCCGCGCCCGCGGCCAGAAAGCTGTGCTGCGTGAACTGTCCAAATATGCGCTGGAACAGCAACAGACCCGCCAGGGCCCGGTAGAAGTCACCTGCGTCTACACGGCGGGCGGCGACCAGGGCGCGGCGCTGCTGCGCCAGGAGCTGACCTATCTGCACGCCCGCGACGGAGGGATACACCCGCTGGGCGCCGGGATCACCGCCAACGCCGGCCCGGCTTACGGCCTGCTGATGATGCCGGCCGAGTAA
- the metK gene encoding methionine adenosyltransferase, with product MRKFYTSESVSEGHPDKLADFISDSILDEFLRQEATSRVAVETLVTTGMAVVAGEVRAEQAHVDIQRTVREAVQRVGYTKATYGFDAEYSAVLVAIHEQSPEIASGVDTSEEWREMSDAERQDPANAESRIGAGDQGLMFGYATDETPELMPLPISLAHGLTRRLAELRRSGELPYLRPDAKAQVTVVRDGEPHEATLTLVDTVVISAQHDEDVTNEQLERDLEQHVIRQVIPAKYLNEDTKFFINPSGKFVIGGPHGDTGLTGRKIIVDTYGGAVPHGGGAFSGKDPTKVDRSAAYYARYVAKNIVAAGLARRALVEIAYAIGRAEPVSLRIDTYGTGVLPGDQLAEIVWQEFDARPQAIIRQLDLQRPIYAQTAAYGHFGRPEFPWEQTDRADALRAAAQAAGAQL from the coding sequence ATGCGCAAATTTTATACTTCCGAATCGGTGTCCGAAGGGCACCCGGACAAGCTGGCCGACTTCATCTCGGACAGCATTCTGGACGAATTTCTGCGGCAGGAAGCCACCTCCCGCGTGGCGGTCGAAACCCTGGTGACCACCGGCATGGCCGTGGTGGCCGGTGAAGTGCGGGCCGAGCAGGCCCACGTGGATATCCAGCGCACCGTGCGCGAAGCGGTGCAGCGGGTGGGCTACACCAAGGCCACCTACGGCTTCGACGCCGAATACAGCGCCGTACTGGTCGCCATTCACGAGCAGAGCCCCGAAATTGCCAGCGGCGTAGACACCTCCGAGGAATGGCGCGAGATGTCGGACGCGGAACGCCAGGACCCTGCCAACGCCGAATCGCGCATTGGCGCGGGTGACCAGGGCCTAATGTTCGGCTACGCCACCGACGAAACCCCCGAACTGATGCCGCTGCCCATTTCGCTGGCGCACGGCCTGACCCGCCGGCTGGCCGAACTGCGCCGCAGCGGTGAGCTGCCCTACCTGCGCCCCGACGCCAAAGCGCAGGTGACGGTGGTGCGCGACGGCGAGCCGCACGAGGCCACCCTGACCCTGGTGGACACCGTGGTGATCAGCGCCCAGCACGACGAAGACGTGACCAACGAGCAGCTGGAGCGCGACTTGGAACAGCACGTGATTCGCCAGGTGATTCCGGCCAAGTACCTGAACGAGGACACCAAGTTCTTTATCAATCCCAGCGGCAAATTCGTGATCGGTGGCCCGCACGGCGACACCGGCCTGACCGGCCGCAAGATCATCGTGGACACCTACGGCGGCGCGGTGCCGCACGGCGGCGGTGCTTTCAGCGGCAAGGACCCCACCAAAGTGGACCGCTCGGCCGCCTACTACGCCCGCTACGTGGCCAAGAACATCGTGGCCGCCGGGCTGGCCCGCCGCGCCCTGGTGGAAATCGCCTACGCCATCGGCCGGGCTGAGCCGGTCAGCCTGCGCATCGACACCTACGGCACCGGCGTGCTGCCGGGCGACCAACTGGCCGAGATCGTCTGGCAGGAATTCGACGCCCGCCCGCAGGCCATCATCCGTCAGCTGGACCTGCAGCGGCCCA